The genome window gtattttttttaattaattttttctctcatatatagttatatactgattaataataaaactatctaataatattaatattttaataacacacttgaaataatgaagttcaaataaaagttacttgtttgatagtttttgacataataatctttcacaaattttaatgataaaacacatatattttctaattaatgtcaatattttgcaaaaaaaaagaccaacatatataaatttatgtttagtctcttttgaaataaatttcaaataaaacaataaaaaaaattgataagtgaAACTCGAATTTGACCTGTACTCAGAGTCaaaccgagttttgaccgattttttaataaatcgctTTTGAACCCAattactcggaactcggatcggacgaggggttaaaaacgagtactcggaatgagtactcgTCCGACTCgacgatttttagaacactgattaTTTAGTTATATAGGTGTAGTTACTCTTGGTTACGTAATTTtgtgtttattattattttcttattaaatgtTATGATTTAACATATTCAATTATACCATGATCGAAtccacaaattttaaattttaaataaaaaaatattatatcaaaatcaattatttataatatattttttatatttaacatttacttatattacatatatcaattattatggaaaagttatttttaatttttcttaattactACTCCATGAGTAGTAACATTGGGTACGAGGACACGACACGCATGTAAATTATAGTATTGGAACttctttttaagattttctctttttgaataaaaatttagatattaaatttttatttagaaaaaaaaatcttcaaaaagagttatagaactataatttataagaaCATTTAAATACGTGTTGAGTAGTGAAAAAACGTACAGAATTAAATGAGacatattaaaagagaaaattttaaaaatatatcatatcaATATCTTCCACttcaatttatatgtattatttaaatttagttgttTTCTCATAAATGcctaaattcaaaattattttttcaaaaatactacgtttttcttaaatatttcacgaaaatatcaaatttttgaaaacatttacaAATATACTCTATGCAACCCGTTACAATCACATGTAATCATACTTTGAACTACTTACATTTAGTTGCTGACCgtaattttgtaaatattttctaaaaatttactatttttacaaatattttataggatagtaaaatcgcaaaaaacttaaaaagatGGTAGCTTGGGGAAATTCCCTTTAAATTATGTGATCtaatttgataagttttgacataattaatatttattattatatgatattagaagttaaaattttatttatttttaaaataaatatcccaatttatttaattttttgtaattgtCTCGTGTGTAAATTTCAGTTATTcaatttcacataaataaaagtaGAATAGATAACCGGACTATTTcatttagaggggtgtattggattggggttttaaagtatttttttgcattcatgaaatccgagagtattcgattgggattgtttaaattctattaaaatcttgaggtattcaactgggatttcaaattatgctacaaaatctggtggtattcaattgagattttaaattatgctttaaaatccgatgatattcaattgagattgtttaaaatccattaaaatctgatggtatttaaatgctaatggatttttttgcatttcataaaatgatggattttgtggcatttttcagtgtattttaagttttttcaaatcccatcaaaatcaatgggattttgaagcattgttcttaaatcctatcaattctacgacattttatcaagaatccgcagaaaatcaaaatcagacacaatccattaaaattcatagactaaaaacaatccattaaaatctcaatcgaatacaacCCTCTTAGTATCGACTTCGTTGATCATTCTCAACTCAGGGAGTCCAGGGTATAAGAAGCTCCGGcacaaaattattataaccaacaatatatatataggaataaAATAAATGGTGAACTCAGTTGGAGAAATTAGATATTCAAAGCTCAATTGTATTGATCTCTCCAGCCCTGATATTCAAAACTCTGTTTCTTTGCTCAAACAGGTACCCCCAGAACTGAGTTACATACATACTTGTGTGTGTCTGATGATTTGAACTCTTGTTTTCAAAGTTATTGTTCAGTTGGGTCTTGTTTAGTTGCTTCAAGATTATAATTTTCTTGTTGTTTTGTGATTCTTGAAATTTCGGGTTTGCATAAAAAGATTGGACtaatttgtatgttttttttttttttttgctaaatatgtaATTTATGGATACCCTTTAGTTGATTGGTTGGTGAAGTTGTCAACTTTAAAGAGATTGGAGTGATCACACAAATTATTGATTGATTCTTGGTTACTAGGCTTGCTTGGATTGTGGGTTTTTTTATGTTATCAATCATGGAATCAGCcaagaatttttggatgaggTTTTTGCACAAAGCAAGAAGTTTTTCGACCTCCCGATTGAGGACAAGATGAAGGTTATAAAGAATGAGAAACATCGCGGATATACTCCAATTCTGGATGAATATCTTGATCCTGTCAATCAAATTAATGGTTTGTTGTTCTACAACCTGTtctagtttttagtttgtaatACTACATATTAATTGCATTATATTTGAAGTATACAGTGTCCTTAAAGTGAGAATTTGAACCCATGACTTGTTGATGGAAGAAGAAGGAAAGGAACCTTGCCACTAAGCCATTAACAGATTATGTTTATGGTTGAATAAGAGTTCATATAAGAAATTTTTGTAGCATGATTGGTTGCCCTTTGCAGAATTTTCATCACTATGTTCTTATTGATGGGATTTATGAAAATTTACCCAGGAATATTCATCCAGTTGATAAGATTGCATATTTGGCAATTGCGGTGTCCGTTTTTGAATTGTCAAAAAGTTGTTACTTTGTCCAAGACAAACCTAATGGTGTTTTAATTCAGCAAAGAAAGAAGCAGCTAATAACCTTTTACTTATCCAAAAGATACTAGCATGTAACATTTTGATGTTTGCAGTAGAAAATTAATGCATTGTAAAGATATTGtacatatttattttccttCTACAGGTGACTACAAAGAGGGTTATTATATTGGTGTTGAAGTACCTGAAGGTGATCCTAGAGCACAAAAGGCGTTTATTGGCCCTAATGTGTGGCCTGCCGCAGGTAATTTTTGGAAATAACTATGTTGATGTGAATGAAAATACATTGAAAAGCGTTAGGCTTAAAGTTGGTAAGACTATGGCCTCTTACTAATAGTGCAGGTTTTACTATTTAGATCTAACTAACTGTTTTGGACTTTTTTGGTCCATGATTTACAGATACGTTGCCTGATTGGAGAGAAACAATGGAAAGATACCATCAAGAAGCGCTGTAAGTTATTATTACCTCTACAAGATAGAATCAGAAGTGAAGATTCTCTTTTATGGTTTTAGATATAATATGACTAATACTAGATTAAGAACTAGATTTTTTGACCTGTGGTTGAAGTATTTCCATGCTGCATCTTATTCAAAAGCACTTGTCACTCTAAATTTGGTCTACAAGGTTTAGTGACATTATAAAGTCTGTTTAAACATAAGGGGTCCATCTAGGTATTCTTATTTATTAAGTCATCCGATAGGATTATAACAATGTCTCTCCTGTCTCTCCTGTATGAAACAAGTTGTATTAGGGAAGAATGCTAGTCACCAAAAATTGCAGATTGTCAGTAGACAATTACGTGAAATACGATGTGCCGTTTTATGCTAGATTTTATGATTGATTTTAACAACTTAGTTATGAACTGCAATATGATCTTTCTAGTTTCTATGCTATTACAGGACAGTAGCAAGAGCAGTGGCAAGGCTCATATCCTTAGCATTCGATTTAAGGAGTGATTTCTTTGATCAACCCGTAATGCTTGGTGATCCAATTGGAATCCTGCGCCTGCTTCATTATGAAGGTGAGGCTTTATTATTGGATGGATCCCAGTAGATAAACAATATGGGATATCATTGttcttaataatataattttcaatcctAGGTCATGTCTCCGATTGCATCAAGGGAATATATGGAGCTGGTGCTCATACTGATTTTGGTTTTATCACCCTCCTGACAACAGATGATGTTGTTGCTCTACAAGTATGAATAATGCTCAACTGAAGTTACTTGGCCTTAGTATCTTAATCTTCTCGGCTAATTGGCCCTGCTAATTTCCTATGCTTTGTTTACTTGCAATTACTAATCTAGATATGTAAGGATAAGGATGCTGAACCAAATGTATGGGAATATGTGGCACCATTAAAAGGGTAAGTTTTATGATCTTTATAAATTTCACTTTCACTGTGGTGGAAATGTTGGAATAGTTTGCATGTCCTTGAGAAAAAAATCTTTACACTCACATGCATTCTCTCAAGTCTTATATCTCAGGATGTAAGTTATTCTACTTTCTGCTATCTTATTTGCTTATCATTCCAGGGCGTTCATAGTAAATATTGGTGATATGCTTGAGCGTTGGAGCAACAATATATTCAGGTGACATTAAACTGATTAACTATCAAGATGTACTTAAACTGATTGGGTATTCATGTcaattatttaaacaaaaagTGTTGTGTGAACTGATAATCGCGATTATAGGAAAAACATGACAATAATGGGGCATTCCGAGAATTGAACTCGGGACCTCTCGCACCCTAAGCGAGAATCATACCACTAGACCAAATGCCCATTTTGAGATAATTTGGTCAAAACTGACAACAGTGTAACATTAGTTAAGTCACGAAATTTCACTGACGGATAATTAATTCTTCGAAGACTAACCAGTGGCTAATATTATCGTTTATTGGCTCtggttctcaaaattgaatagtttttcttatattactatccttataaatattattagcaAAATTTGTATTTAACTTAATCGTGTATTTGTGTGTGATACTGATACATTTACTACCCTGGCGGAGATTGCTGATAGACTTCTCAATGGGAAAGGGAAAATGGATAGCCCCGAATGCAGAAGTCCCCTCCCGCTATAGTATACTTTGATGGCTTCATTACTGACGCTGAAATTATACAAGGCTAAAATAAAACCAGCATAACAGATTTTTGTATCACTTTATTATTCCCTGATTTTTGGTTATGGCATACTCATAAAGGTCTTGTTTGTTCGGAAGAAGTGGAATGGGACAGAATAAaagtttatttgaaatatttatttggacGTTCTTTCATAGTATTCATTTTTCGGTCCATTCTCCGCAACACCAAAACTAAAACCTTTGTGATCTctgtttatatgtatatatcatgtGCAGGTCGACTTTACACCGCGTGTTAAGGACTAAACAAGATCGATATTCTGTAAGTACTTTGTAGAGTTCTTAAATGAAATTTCTGGGATCTAAGGCTATCCTGTAGATGCTTATCTTACAATGCTGCATTAACTCTAAATAAATAGTCTAGCTTGAGTCTCTTTGCATTGTAAGATTTCCAATATTCACTCTTTATATTATTGTCAAAAACTTGTATGATGGCTAGAATTCAACATTTCCATACTCTGTTTGCTCCAATTGTTTCGTTCTCTTCACATGTTGGCAAGCCGCTTTATTTATTCACTTTCACGTATTTTTCTCCTAGTTCAACATTGCTAAATCATCAACAGAAACAAAGTTACGGTTTCTCATCACTATATTCTTGTTTGCAGATCGCTTTTTTTGTTGAGCCAAGGGAGGACTGTCTAGTCGAATGTTTGCCAACTTGCCGGTCAGAAGAGAACCCTCCCAAGTAAGAACAACTTTTCAATTGAGAATTTCATATCCGGATTTTGAGAGTTCTGTTGGAACACATTTATTCGCTCTTTGCATAAATGAAAGTATGTGATAGGCGAATGCAGTTCAGCAATTTATACACAGTACTAAATTATAACTTGAACAGAATTCTCAAGTTTATAACATTGTTTATTACTATGTAGGACTAATTAATTAACTGTTTTCCAATTGGTTAGGTATCCACCCATCGAATGTGAGGCTTATCTTCTCCAGCGATACAGGGATACTCAAGCTGACCCAAGCTCATACAAAATAGTATGAATTAGCTACCTAACTGGAAGCACCATGAACCACCGGATCTTCTGGCCTAATTTCATTTCCAGAATTATTAGCCGAAATTTATTGTTAGCTCAAGCTtaaccttttttttatttataattatttcagACATTTGAATCAAACATACGCTACAAAATGCAACAAGAGAAGGATCATGAccaattgaaaataatttaaacggTGTAAATGTTACTCGTTAGACAAGTAACACTAGCAAAAACtaatatctttaaattttttcaaacaaaatatggCATGAAGCAGTAATTCAAACAATTAACAAAATGGCATTCCCAGTCTTTGGCAAGAATAGTACCCAATTTCCAATGTTACTAATAATTCCACGCTCAGGGGTGCAATTATATATACCCAATTTTGCAATAACGAATGGCATTTTTTCCATGACAACAGCAGGGATACAGGAATAAAGATTTCAGTTAAATAGGGGCACAAACATGTTCATGTACATGTAGTCCCAGATTATAAACTCTCAGCGTGCATCTTAGCAATGCAAGTATGGTACTggtaaatttttgatattatcatcttcaccaacccatAAAACGAACTCACAAGAACTTGGAGGAAAAAtgttactctctccgtccctttttagtagTCAAAATTCGTTTTgtaccggtcaaattgaccaaaatttgattaaaatttataaatatcttatcaattgaaaaaataaaaaaaaaatatgtcaccggaaataatttttaatctattttaaaatgtaattttctgttttttaaaataattaaagagtGACTTGTgattttttgtcaaaatttagtcaatttgaccaacaaaaatagaaatgtgacaactaaaaaacgacggagggagtactatttcaGCTTTAAAGAAAACTTTTCGATCAAATAGTGCTTGTAATTAAttgtatgatatatataaattatgtattattGTTATAAAATTGTGTGAATTTTTAAAAGTGGAAATCTAATCTGAAATTTGAAACAGAAAGgagtaatattatattaattatttgatttgatttgattagGATTTATAAAAGCGTTAAGGTTTATTAAGCACCATAAAGAGGAAGAGAAAGTGGTTGAATGGAAAATACGAGATAAAGATATTAAAGTAATCTGTGATTAATCCACAAAGTAGTAAAATTTCACGTCTTTTAGCAATCATGTTTTGTCATTGTCTCGTGTGTAAATTTTGGTCCTTCGATAACAATTAAACGGTAGACTGTCATTTCGTATCGACTTCATtgatgattccaatttccagTAGTCCAGGGTATAAGAAGCTCCGgtacaaaattattataagcAACCATATAtagagaaataaaataaatgatgaACTCCGTTGAGCTCAATTGTATTGATCTCTGCGGCCCTGATATTCAAAACTCTGTTTCTTTGCTCAAACAGGTAGCCCCAGAACTATACTTCCATACATACTTGTGTGAGTGTCTAAtgatttgaacttttttttgaagTTATTGTTCAGTTGGGTCTTGTTTAGTTGCTTCAAGATTATAATATTCTTGTTGTTTTGTGAATCTTGAAATTTTGGGTTTGCGTAAAAAGATTGGACTAATTTGTATGTGTTTTTCctaaatatgtaatttttggATACCCTTTAGTTGATTGGTTGGTGAAGTTgtcaactttaaaaaaattggagtgATCACACAAATTTTTGATTGATTCTTGGTTACTAGGCTTGCTTGGATTGTGGGTTTTTTTATGTTATCAATCATGGAATCAGCCAAGAATTTATGGATGAGGTTTTTGCACAAAGCAAGAAGTTTTTCGACCTCCCGATTGAGGAGAAAATGAAGGTTATAAAGAATGAGAAACATCGTGGGTATACTCCAATTCTGGATTCATATCTTGATCCTGTCAATCAAATTAATGGTTTGTTATTCTACAACCTGTtctagtttttagtttgtaacATTTATTGCATTATATTCGAAGTATACAGTGTCCTTAAAGTGAGAATTTGAACCCATGACTTGTTGATGGAAGAAGAGGGAAAGGAACCTTGCCACTAAGCCATTAACTAATTATGTTTATGGTTGAATAAGAGTTCATATAAGAAATTTTTGTAGCATGATTGGTTGCCCTTTGCAGAATTATTTTCAAATGTTCTTGTTAATGGGATTTATGAAAAATTACCCAGGAATATTCATTCACTTGACAAGATTGCATATTTAGCAAATGCGGTGTCCAATACAAACCTAATGGTCTTTTAATTCAGCAAAGAAAGAAGCAGCTAATAATCTTTTACTTATCCAAAAGATACTAGCATGTAACAATATGATGTTTGCAATAGAAAATTAATGCATTACAAAGATATTGTACATATTTATTTGCCTTCTACAGGTGACTACAAAGAGGGTTATTACATTGGTGTTGAAGTACCTGAAGGTGATCCTAGAGCACAAAAGGCGTTTATTGGCCCAAATGTGTGGCCTGCCGCAGGTAATTTTTGGAAATAACTATGTTGATGTGAATGAAAATACATCGAAAAGCGTTAGGCCTAAAGTTGGTAAGAATATGGCCTCTTACTAATAGTACAGGTTTTACTATTTAGATCTAACTAACTGGTTTTGGACTTTTTTGGTCCATGATTTACAGATACATTGCCTGGTTGGAGAGAAACAATGGAAAGATACCATCAAGAAGCGCTGTAAGTTATTATTACCTCTACAAGATAGAATCAGAAGTGAAGATTCTATTTTATGGTTTTAGATATAATATGACTTATACTAGGTTAAGAACTAGATTTGTGACCTTTGGTTGAAGTATTTCCATGCTGCATCTTATTCAAAAGCACGTGtcactttatttatttataaagtgACATTATAAAGTCTGTTTAAACATAAGGGGTCCTTCTaggtatttttatttattgagtCATCCGATAGGATCATAACAATGTCTCTCCTGTATGCCATTAAAGGAAACAAGTTGTATTAGGGAAGAATGCTAGTCACCAAAAATTGCAGATCATCAGTAGACAATTACGTGAAATACAATGTGCCGTTTTATGCTAGATTTTATGATTGATTTTAACAGCTTTGTTTATGAACTGGAATATGATCTTTCTATGCTATTACAGAGCAGTGGCAAGAGCAGTGGCAAGGCTCATGTCCTTAGCATTCAATTTAAGGAGTGATTTCTTTGATCAACCCGTATTGCTTGGTGATTCAATTGGAACCCTGCGCCTGCTTCGTTATGAAGGTGAGGGTTTATTGTTGGATGGATTCCGGTAGATAAACAGGATGGGAAATCATTGTtcgtaatattataattttcaatctTAGGTCATGTCTCTGATTGCATCAAGGGAATATATGGAGCTGGTGCTCATACTGATTTTGGCTTTATCACCCTCCTGACAACAGACGATGTTGTTGCTCTACAGGTAAAAGAATAATGCTCAACTGAAGTTACTTGGCCTTATTATCTTAATATTCTCCGCTAATTGGCCCTGCTAGTTTCCTATGCCTTGTTTACTTACATTTACCTATTCTAGATATGTAAGGATAAGGATGCTGAACCAAATGTATGGGAATATGTGGCACCATTAAAAGGGTAAGTTTTATGATCTTTATAAATTTCACTTTCACTGTTGTGGAAATGTTTGAATAGTTTGCAGGTCCTTGAGAAAAAAATCTTTATAGAACAGGACAATTTCTATTGATATTTTACACTAACATGCATTCTCAAAAGTCTTATATTTCATGATGTAAGTTATTGTGCTTTCTGCTATCTTATTTGCTTATCATTCCAGGGCTTTCATAGTAAATATTGGTGATATGCTTGAGCGTTGGAGCAACAATATATTCAGGTAACATTAAATTGATTATCTATCAAGATGTACCCAAACTGATTGGGTATTCATGTCTATTATTCAGACAAAAATTTTAGTGTGAACTGATAATCGCGATTATTGGGAAAACAGTACAGTAAGGGGGCATTTCGAAAATTGAACTCGGGACCTCTCGCACCCTAAGCGAGAATCATACAACTAGAACAGATGCCCATTTTGAGAAGATTTGATAAAAACTGACAAGAGTGTGTAACATTAGTTAAGTCATGAACTTTCACTGACGAATAATTAATTCTTCGAAGACTAACCAGGGactaatattattgtttattggctcgggttctcaaaattaaatagtttttcttatattactttccttatgaatattattggcaaaaattgtatataaacTTAATCGTGTATCCGTGTGTGATACTGATACATTTACTACTCTGGCGGAGATTGCTGATAGGATTCTCAATGGGAAAGGGAAAATGGATAGCCCCGAATGGGGTAGTCCCTCCCGCTATAACGGGGCATGGTGCCGGTATGGTATACTTTGATGGCTTTATTACTGACGATGAAACTATGCAGAACTAAAATAAAACCAGCATAATAGATTTTTGTATCACTTTATTATTCcctgttatttggttatggcataCTCATAAAGGTCTTGTTTGGTCGGAAGAAGTGGAATGGGACAGAAATAAAGTTTAtctgaaatatttatttggactttttttgttttgaaacaATATTTATTTGGACTTCCTTACATTTCGGTCCATCCTCCACAACACTAAAACTAAAACCTCTGTGATCTctgtttatatgtatatataatgtgCAGG of Daucus carota subsp. sativus chromosome 3, DH1 v3.0, whole genome shotgun sequence contains these proteins:
- the LOC108213034 gene encoding 2-oxoglutarate-Fe(II) type oxidoreductase hxnY-like, with the protein product MVNSVGEIRYSKLNCIDLSSPDIQNSVSLLKQACLDCGFFYVINHGISQEFLDEVFAQSKKFFDLPIEDKMKVIKNEKHRGYTPILDEYLDPVNQINGDYKEGYYIGVEVPEGDPRAQKAFIGPNVWPAADTLPDWRETMERYHQEALTVARAVARLISLAFDLRSDFFDQPVMLGDPIGILRLLHYEGHVSDCIKGIYGAGAHTDFGFITLLTTDDVVALQICKDKDAEPNVWEYVAPLKGAFIVNIGDMLERWSNNIFRSTLHRVLRTKQDRYSIAFFVEPREDCLVECLPTCRSEENPPKYPPIECEAYLLQRYRDTQADPSSYKIV
- the LOC108213036 gene encoding 2-oxoglutarate-dependent dioxygenase citB-like isoform X3, with the protein product MMNSVELNCIDLCGPDIQNSVSLLKQACLDCGFFYVINHGISQEFMDEVFAQSKKFFDLPIEEKMKVIKNEKHRGYTPILDSYLDPVNQINGDYKEGYYIGVEVPEGDPRAQKAFIGPNVWPAADTLPGWRETMERYHQEALAVARAVARLMSLAFNLRSDFFDQPVLLGDSIGTLRLLRYEGHVSDCIKGIYGAGAHTDFGFITLLTTDDVVALQICKDKDAEPNVWEYVAPLKGAFIVNIGDMLERWSNNIFRSLFLLSQGRTV
- the LOC108213036 gene encoding 2-oxoglutarate-Fe(II) type oxidoreductase hxnY-like isoform X1, encoding MMNSVELNCIDLCGPDIQNSVSLLKQACLDCGFFYVINHGISQEFMDEVFAQSKKFFDLPIEEKMKVIKNEKHRGYTPILDSYLDPVNQINGDYKEGYYIGVEVPEGDPRAQKAFIGPNVWPAADTLPGWRETMERYHQEALAVARAVARLMSLAFNLRSDFFDQPVLLGDSIGTLRLLRYEGHVSDCIKGIYGAGAHTDFGFITLLTTDDVVALQICKDKDAEPNVWEYVAPLKGAFIVNIGDMLERWSNNIFRSTLHRVLRTKQDRYSIAFFVEPREDCLVECLPTCQSEENPPKYPPIECEAYLLQRYRETHSDPSSYKI
- the LOC108213036 gene encoding 2-oxoglutarate-Fe(II) type oxidoreductase hxnY-like isoform X2, with protein sequence MDEVFAQSKKFFDLPIEEKMKVIKNEKHRGYTPILDSYLDPVNQINGDYKEGYYIGVEVPEGDPRAQKAFIGPNVWPAADTLPGWRETMERYHQEALAVARAVARLMSLAFNLRSDFFDQPVLLGDSIGTLRLLRYEGHVSDCIKGIYGAGAHTDFGFITLLTTDDVVALQICKDKDAEPNVWEYVAPLKGAFIVNIGDMLERWSNNIFRSTLHRVLRTKQDRYSIAFFVEPREDCLVECLPTCQSEENPPKYPPIECEAYLLQRYRETHSDPSSYKI